A part of Gemmatimonas groenlandica genomic DNA contains:
- a CDS encoding YciI family protein, whose product MKYMMLFAEPEHHILQRTSADAPAYWAAWSAFAKSINESGLVIEGNALQDKTTATTVRFTNGKRVVQDGPFADAKEQLAGYFILEVTSIDPVLEWAAKVPGVDSGTVVEIRPIMSVQ is encoded by the coding sequence ATGAAGTACATGATGCTGTTCGCCGAGCCCGAGCACCACATTTTGCAGCGAACGTCAGCCGACGCGCCGGCGTACTGGGCGGCGTGGAGCGCCTTTGCGAAGTCGATCAACGAGAGCGGTCTGGTGATCGAAGGAAACGCGCTGCAAGACAAAACGACGGCGACGACGGTACGATTCACGAACGGCAAGCGCGTCGTGCAGGACGGTCCGTTCGCCGACGCCAAGGAGCAGCTCGCCGGCTACTTCATCCTCGAGGTGACGAGCATCGATCCGGTCCTTGAGTGGGCAGCGAAGGTTCCGGGCGTCGACAGCGGCACGGTCGTCGAGATTCGCCCGATCATGTCGGTGCAGTAA
- a CDS encoding RNA polymerase sigma factor has translation MTDTVQTVEQVARNSYGRLVAFLAVRSRDLAAAEDALGDAFLAALDQWPRDGVPQKPEAWLLTAARRRMIDASRRSATADAAFPALEFAALDAQREADAVRDFPDERLGLLFCCAHPAIDEAARTPLMLQTVLGLDATRIAGAFLVAPAAMSQRLVRAKTKIRDAGVPFDIPSARELPERVEAVMEAIYAAYGTAWDDAFGVDAKRRGLAEEAIWLARVLTETMPENAEAHGLLALMLFCESRRAARRSSSGAFVPLDQQDVSLWSAPMIAEAERALRTASALTAPGRFQIEAAIQSVHAQRLFGAPVRWDAVAMFYGSLVAIAPTVGAYVGMAAALGEARGPDIGLTVLNGLNDADITDYQPYWAVRGHLLAHAGRAPEAHIAYNRAIHLSDEVAVRSFLLARAASVS, from the coding sequence ATGACGGACACCGTGCAGACCGTCGAGCAGGTCGCTCGCAATTCGTACGGACGTCTCGTCGCCTTCCTCGCGGTCCGCTCCCGCGATCTCGCCGCCGCCGAAGACGCACTTGGCGACGCCTTTCTCGCGGCGCTCGATCAGTGGCCGCGCGATGGCGTGCCGCAAAAGCCCGAAGCCTGGCTCCTCACGGCGGCACGCCGTCGAATGATCGACGCGTCGCGCCGAAGCGCCACGGCCGACGCGGCATTCCCGGCACTCGAATTTGCCGCGCTCGATGCCCAACGCGAGGCCGATGCCGTGCGAGACTTTCCCGACGAGCGACTCGGTTTGCTGTTCTGCTGCGCGCATCCCGCGATCGACGAGGCCGCCCGTACGCCCCTCATGCTGCAAACGGTGCTCGGGCTCGACGCGACGCGCATTGCGGGGGCATTCCTCGTCGCGCCGGCGGCGATGTCGCAGCGTCTGGTCCGAGCGAAAACGAAGATCCGTGATGCCGGCGTGCCGTTCGATATTCCGTCGGCCCGCGAACTTCCGGAACGCGTTGAAGCGGTGATGGAGGCGATCTACGCGGCATACGGAACGGCGTGGGATGACGCCTTTGGCGTCGATGCGAAGCGGCGCGGCCTGGCCGAAGAAGCGATTTGGCTCGCCCGCGTACTCACCGAAACCATGCCCGAGAACGCCGAGGCGCACGGCCTGCTGGCACTGATGCTCTTTTGCGAATCGCGCCGCGCCGCGCGACGTTCGTCGTCGGGTGCGTTCGTACCGCTCGATCAGCAGGATGTTTCGCTCTGGTCCGCGCCGATGATCGCCGAGGCCGAGCGTGCGCTACGGACGGCGAGCGCGTTGACTGCGCCGGGGCGCTTTCAAATCGAGGCAGCGATTCAAAGCGTCCATGCGCAACGACTGTTCGGCGCGCCCGTCCGCTGGGATGCGGTAGCGATGTTTTACGGCTCGTTGGTCGCGATCGCTCCGACGGTCGGCGCCTATGTTGGGATGGCCGCCGCGCTCGGCGAAGCGCGCGGGCCGGACATTGGACTTACGGTGCTCAACGGCCTGAATGACGCCGACATCACCGACTACCAGCCGTACTGGGCCGTTCGAGGTCACCTGCTTGCCCACGCCGGTCGGGCGCCTGAAGCGCACATCGCGTACAATCGTGCGATCCACCTCAGTGACGAGGTCGCGGTGCGAAGTTTTCTTCTCGCACGAGCAGCGTCGGTGTCTTAG